The following coding sequences are from one Lycium ferocissimum isolate CSIRO_LF1 chromosome 3, AGI_CSIRO_Lferr_CH_V1, whole genome shotgun sequence window:
- the LOC132048888 gene encoding uncharacterized protein LOC132048888, with protein sequence MTAFNHFSDVSGLKANVDKISLYVVGVSNELRTGPLTAMQFQLGELPFKYLGVPLSSRKLNISQCLPLVDKIIARVKCCTSKFLSYGGRLQLIKSVLFEMQTYWAQVFLLPKKILYLITSVCRNFLRIGSNEYSKKSLVAWDTMCHPRSAGGLNIIDFSLWNRAAIFKLLWAVAKEKQQLQMKWGHAFYIKGKDLSQMPSPKQESWVVKKVFDARKWWNTNLN encoded by the coding sequence ATGACAGCCTTCAATCATTTCTCAGATGTTTCGGGGCTCAAAGCAAATGTTGATAAAATCTCTCTATATGTTGTTGGGGTGTCTAATGAATTGAGAACTGGACCTTTGACAGCTATGCAATTCCAATTAGGGGAACTACCATTTAAATATCTGGGTGTGCCCCTATCCTCCCGGAAACTCAACATCAGCCAGTGCCTACCATTGGTGGATAAAATCATTGCTAGAGTTAAATGTTGCACATCCAAATTCCTATCTTATGGAGGCAGGTTACAGCTTATTAAAAGTGTTCTGTTTGAAATGCAAACATACTGGGCCCAAGTATTCTTACTCCCAAAGAAGATACTCTACTTGATCACCAGTGTTTGCCGGAATTTCTTAAGGATAGGATCCAATGAGTACTCCAAGAAATCCCTTGTAGCGTGGGACACAATGTGTCATCCGAGATCAGCAGGTGGCTTAAACATTATCGACTTCTCCTTATGGAATAGAGCTGCCATCTTTAAACTACTTTGGGCAGTGGCAAAAGAAAAACAGCAACTACAGATGAAATGGGGGCACGCTTTCTATATAAAAGGCAAAGATTTATCTCAAATGCCTTCCCCAAAGCAGGAAAGTTGGGTAGTGAAAAAGGTTTTTGATGCTAGGAAATGGTGGAACACAAATCTCAACTAG